The Streptomyces sp. ICC1 DNA window CCTCGTCGGCGGTGTCCATCAGCAGGTCCACCCAGCGGCGGCGCTGCTGTTCGGTGATCGCGCGGCCCAGGTGCTTGGAGGCCATGTGCTGGTGGCCGCCGTGCGAGGCGGTGTACTTGGCCGGGCCGCCGAAGACCTCCGCCAGCCAGACCGCCACGTGCCGCGGGTGCCCGGAGTCCATGCCGGCGAAGACCGGTTCCAGGACCTCGTCCCGCAGGGCGTGCGCGTAGAAGACGTCGGTGAGGCGGTTCATCGCCTCCTCGCCGCCCATCCACTCGTAGATCGTGGGTGTGGTGTCGGGTGCGGTGTCGGGTGCGGTGCTCATGACGGGGTGGACGCCTTTCCCGGGCCGGCCACCTCGGTGACGAGGTAGTGCTGCATCTCCTCGATGGCCGTCACGTACGGGCGGATCGCGGCGAAGAACGCCGGGAAGTGCTCACCCTTGCGGAATCCGTTGAGGTGGGCGTCGACCGAGGTCCACCGGATGCGCAGGATGTAGCGCTCGGGCTCCTCCTCGCAGCGGGCCAGCTCGTAGTCGATGCACTCCGGCGAGGCGGCCAGGGCGTCGGCGGCCCTGGCGTACGAGTCCTCGAAGGCCGGCTGGTCGTCCAATGCGATCCGGTAGCGGATGTATTCGACGGTGGTGGTCATGGTGCGGGCCTCTCCCTGGGGTCGGGCGTTGATCGCCGCTGGGTCTGGGTCAGCGTTGCGTGATCATGCGCGGATGCGGAGCCCTTTCGGCGTTATGACCCAGACTTCTGGGAGTCGGTGACGTCCGGGCCCTCGGCGCGGACCCGCTGGACCCGGTCCAGGGACTCGCGCAGCTCCGTCAGCCAGGTGTCGGTGTTGCGTCCGACCAGGCGTACGCACCAGGCCAGCGCGTCGGCGCGGCTGCGGGCGACGCCGCCCGCGACCAGGGTGTCGAGGACCTGGCGCTCGGGCTGGCGCAGGCGGGTCATGACCGGGACAGAGAGGTGGGTGAACAGGGTCCGGTCCTCGCCCGACTGGACGGCCCAGGACACCTTGCGGCGGTAGAGCTCCTCCGCCTCCCGGGCGACCTCGACGCGCTGTTCGCGGGTGCGCTCGCGGAAGGCCGCGGCCGATTCGGCCGCGGGGAGGGTCCCGACGACGGTGATCTCCTCCCGGTCCACCGTGACCGAGAGGAGCGACTCGTAGACGTCCACCGGCAGGCGCTCGGCGAACCACGTGCGGAGCTGGTCGTTCTGCTCAGCTGTAATCATGTAATCAACGGTGCGTCCGGCGCGGCCTTGATCGCAAGGGCGCCGGGGCCGTGTTCGCTGTCAGCCCATCGACCGGTAGCGGTGGACCAGGGAGACCGCCATGGCGCCCTCGCCCACGCCGGAGGCGACCCGCTTGACCGAGTGGGCCCGTACGTCGCCGGCCGCGAAGACCCCGGGAACGCTGGTCTCCAGCGGGTACGGGGCGCGCTCCAGGCTCCACTCCGCGGGGAGTTCGCCGCCGTTGGCGATCAGGTCGGAGCCGGTCAGGACGAAGCCGTACTCGTCCCGTTCGACCACCCCGGCCAGCCACTGCGTGTGCGGGCGGGCGCCGATGAAGGTGAACATGAACCGGGCCGGGACCTCCTCGTCCTCGCCGGTGTCCGAGTGGTGGAGGGTCAGGCGCTCCAGGTGTTCCTCGCCGTGGAGGCGGACGACCGTCGTGCGGACCTTCACCTCGATGTTCGGGGTGCGCGCGATCTCGTCGATCAGGTAGCGGGACATGCTGTCGTCGAGCGAGGCCGCGCGGACCAGGATCGTGACCCGGGCCGCGTACTTGGCGAAGTGGACGGCGGCCTGGCCGGCCGAGTTGGCGCCGCCCACGATGAACACGTGCTGCGAGATGCACGCCGAGCTCTCGGTCGTCGCCGCGCCGTAGTAGAGCCCGGCGCCCTCGAAGCGGTCCGCGCCGGGGGCGTCCAGGCGGTTGTACGAGACCCCGGTCGCCAGGAGCACCGTCTCGGCGCTGATCTCCGTACCGTCCGCCAGGGTCAGGATCTTCGCCGGGTCGTCCCGGGTCAGCGACACGACCTCC harbors:
- a CDS encoding group II truncated hemoglobin, coding for MSTAPDTAPDTTPTIYEWMGGEEAMNRLTDVFYAHALRDEVLEPVFAGMDSGHPRHVAVWLAEVFGGPAKYTASHGGHQHMASKHLGRAITEQQRRRWVDLLMDTADEVGLPSDPEFRAVFAYYIEWGTRMALIYSGPNPPPVDAAAIPVWSWGQTPPWIPKS
- a CDS encoding antibiotic biosynthesis monooxygenase family protein, whose amino-acid sequence is MTTTVEYIRYRIALDDQPAFEDSYARAADALAASPECIDYELARCEEEPERYILRIRWTSVDAHLNGFRKGEHFPAFFAAIRPYVTAIEEMQHYLVTEVAGPGKASTPS